The stretch of DNA TATGGATCACTATGCCGACGATCTCGCCGCCCTGACCGCGCACCTCGATCTGAAGAACGCCATCCACGTCGGTCACTCCACCGGCGGCGGCGAGGTCGCCCACTATCTTGCGCGCCACGGCGAGAGTCGGGTGGCCAAGGCGGTGCTGATCAGCGCCGTGCCGCCGATCATGGTTAAGACCGAGGCCAACCCCGGCGGTCTTCCCAAGGAAGTGTTCGATGGTATTCAGGTACAGGTCGCCACCAACCGGGCCCAATTCTACCGCGATTTTCCCGCAGGTCCCTTTTACGGCTTTAACCGTCCAGGCGCGAAAGTCTCCGAGGGCATAATCCAGAACTGGTGGCGCCAGGGCATGATGGGAGGCGCCAAGGCACACTATGACGGCATCGTCGCGTTTTCCCAAACCGACTTCACGCCAGACCTCAAGAAGATCACGGTGCCGATGTTGGTGATGCATGGTGATGACGACCAGGTCGTGCCCTACGCAGACTCCGGGCCGCTGACGGCCAAGTTAGTCAAGAACGCAACCCTGAAAACGTACAAGGGTTTCCCACACGGCATGTGCACCACCCAGGCCGACACGATCAACGAGGACCTGTTGGCATTCATCCAGTCGTAACGCATGCACCTGTTCAGGCGGTCGCCCTTGACGGGGG from bacterium encodes:
- a CDS encoding alpha/beta hydrolase, which codes for MSAIAAKDIITTKDGVTIFFKDWGSGQPIVFSHGWPLSADDWDAQMLFFSHHGFRVIAHDRRGHGRSTQTANGHDMDHYADDLAALTAHLDLKNAIHVGHSTGGGEVAHYLARHGESRVAKAVLISAVPPIMVKTEANPGGLPKEVFDGIQVQVATNRAQFYRDFPAGPFYGFNRPGAKVSEGIIQNWWRQGMMGGAKAHYDGIVAFSQTDFTPDLKKITVPMLVMHGDDDQVVPYADSGPLTAKLVKNATLKTYKGFPHGMCTTQADTINEDLLAFIQS